One window from the genome of Rhodopseudomonas sp. P2A-2r encodes:
- a CDS encoding ABC transporter substrate-binding protein translates to MTIKAFTTSLYLSAALLLSVQIAGAAETIKIGVLNDQSGVFADNGGPGSVAAAKLAAEDFGGELLGQKIEVISADHQNKADIAASTARRWFDTEGVDMIADGAASSAGFAILEVARQKNKIFTISGPGSSDFTGKSCSPISFHFNYDTYALSKLTSEAVTKAGGPTWYFISADYAFGHALQRDATKFIEAAGGKVIGSAAHPLGTTDMASFLLQAQGSKAKVVGLATSGADVQTAIKQAGEFGIVESGQQLAGLLVFITDVNALGLKATQGLQVTTSFYWDLNDETRAWTKRYLALTGGKVPSMVQAGVYSGVHHYLAAVKAAGTKDPAIVAQKMHEMKVNDMYNKDVVVRPDGRVLHTMYLVQVKKPEESKYKFDYYKVITTSPGEQAFRPMSEGGCPLAKG, encoded by the coding sequence ATGACGATCAAGGCATTTACGACAAGTCTCTATCTATCCGCTGCACTGCTGCTGTCGGTGCAAATCGCCGGCGCCGCCGAGACGATCAAGATCGGCGTCCTGAACGACCAATCCGGCGTGTTCGCAGACAACGGCGGCCCGGGTTCGGTGGCTGCCGCAAAGCTCGCGGCGGAAGATTTCGGCGGCGAGTTGCTCGGGCAAAAGATCGAGGTGATCTCGGCCGATCACCAGAACAAGGCGGACATCGCGGCATCCACTGCGCGCCGCTGGTTCGACACCGAAGGCGTCGACATGATCGCCGACGGCGCGGCATCGTCCGCCGGCTTCGCCATCCTCGAAGTCGCCCGCCAGAAGAACAAGATCTTCACCATCAGCGGCCCCGGCTCGTCGGACTTCACCGGCAAGTCCTGTTCGCCGATCTCGTTCCACTTTAATTACGACACCTACGCGCTGTCGAAGCTGACCAGCGAAGCGGTGACCAAGGCCGGAGGCCCGACCTGGTATTTCATCTCGGCGGACTACGCCTTCGGCCATGCACTGCAGCGCGACGCCACCAAGTTCATCGAGGCGGCCGGCGGCAAGGTGATCGGCTCGGCCGCGCATCCGCTGGGCACGACCGACATGGCGTCATTCCTGCTGCAGGCGCAGGGCTCGAAGGCCAAGGTGGTGGGACTTGCCACCTCCGGTGCGGACGTGCAGACCGCCATCAAGCAGGCCGGCGAATTCGGCATCGTCGAAAGCGGGCAGCAGCTCGCCGGTCTTCTGGTCTTCATTACCGACGTCAATGCGCTCGGCCTCAAGGCGACCCAGGGGTTGCAGGTGACGACCTCGTTCTATTGGGATCTCAACGATGAGACCCGTGCCTGGACCAAGCGTTACCTGGCGCTGACTGGCGGCAAGGTGCCGAGCATGGTGCAGGCCGGCGTCTATAGCGGCGTACATCACTATCTTGCGGCGGTGAAGGCCGCCGGCACCAAGGACCCCGCCATCGTTGCCCAGAAGATGCACGAAATGAAGGTCAACGACATGTACAACAAGGATGTCGTCGTGCGTCCCGACGGGCGCGTGCTGCACACCATGTATCTGGTGCAGGTGAAGAAGCCCGAAGAGTCGAAATACAAATTTGACTACTATAAGGTGATCACGACCTCGCCGGGCGAACAGGCATTCCGGCCGATGAGCGAAGGCGGGTGCCCGCTGGCGAAGGGCTGA
- a CDS encoding NAD(P)-dependent oxidoreductase: MTNAIGFIGLGVMGEPMCRNLARKSGLPVYGFDRADAPLERLAEAGVKRAATLAELANSCDVIFMALPSGKHVAAVCDGDDGLVAHAQARHTIVDLGTSPVEASRELAKRFAAKGAAYADAPIARTRQAAEEGTLSVMVGADAAIFAKLQPLIATFATDITHCGAVGAGQVVKILNNMVLMETVVALGEALETARRAGLDPKVVFETLAKGSADSFALRNHGMKAMLPDTFPERAFSTEYARKDISYALDLAKSVDIRLQGAELADKLLGEAIDAGHGDLYWPVLARVIKASHTA, translated from the coding sequence ATGACGAATGCCATTGGTTTTATCGGTCTGGGCGTCATGGGCGAGCCGATGTGCCGCAATCTGGCACGCAAGTCGGGCCTGCCGGTCTACGGCTTCGACCGCGCCGATGCGCCGCTCGAACGGCTGGCGGAGGCCGGCGTCAAGCGCGCGGCAACGCTCGCCGAGCTGGCAAACAGCTGCGACGTGATCTTTATGGCGCTGCCGAGCGGCAAGCATGTTGCCGCGGTATGTGACGGCGACGATGGGCTGGTCGCCCATGCGCAGGCGCGCCACACCATTGTCGATCTCGGCACCTCGCCGGTGGAAGCCAGCCGCGAACTCGCCAAGCGGTTCGCTGCCAAAGGTGCGGCCTATGCCGATGCGCCGATCGCGCGGACCCGGCAGGCTGCGGAAGAGGGCACGCTGAGCGTGATGGTCGGCGCCGATGCGGCGATCTTCGCGAAATTGCAGCCGCTGATCGCGACCTTCGCCACCGACATCACTCATTGTGGCGCTGTCGGCGCCGGGCAGGTGGTCAAGATCCTCAACAACATGGTGCTGATGGAAACCGTCGTCGCGCTGGGCGAGGCGCTGGAAACGGCGAGGCGCGCCGGGCTCGATCCCAAAGTGGTCTTCGAGACGCTTGCCAAGGGGTCCGCCGACAGCTTTGCCCTGCGCAATCACGGCATGAAGGCGATGTTGCCGGACACCTTCCCGGAACGTGCCTTCTCGACCGAATATGCCCGCAAGGATATCAGCTACGCGCTCGATCTCGCCAAGTCCGTCGACATCAGGTTGCAGGGAGCGGAACTCGCCGACAAGTTGCTCGGCGAGGCGATTGACGCCGGGCATGGCGATCTCTACTGGCCAGTACTGGCGCGCGTGATCAAGGCGTCGCACACGGCCTGA
- a CDS encoding IclR family transcriptional regulator produces the protein MKKPAPSQVKPQPAVRDAGEGVAAVERALSIVAALESADQTMTLAELAVRTGFYKSTILRLLGSLIANGYVTRLPDGSYDLGPAAFRLGAAFSRKNALGHHVVPALQELVDRGTESASFHVRQDADNRLCLYRVNSRHATLDRVEAGQSYALLRGAAGHIILAYAGSTGPRYDAIRRVGSDVSLGERDPSCAAVAAPVFGPRGMLIGVISLSGPRERFGEAEIAEMKRVLGPVAQALTVNLGGEWPAYRG, from the coding sequence ATGAAGAAGCCCGCGCCCTCACAAGTGAAGCCCCAGCCGGCCGTTCGCGACGCCGGCGAGGGCGTGGCTGCGGTCGAGCGGGCACTGTCGATCGTGGCTGCGCTGGAAAGCGCCGACCAAACGATGACGTTGGCCGAACTGGCGGTGCGCACCGGCTTTTACAAGAGCACGATCCTGCGGCTGCTGGGATCACTGATCGCGAACGGCTATGTCACGCGGCTGCCTGACGGCAGCTACGACCTCGGGCCGGCGGCGTTCCGCCTTGGTGCAGCCTTCTCCCGCAAGAATGCGCTCGGGCATCACGTGGTGCCCGCGTTGCAGGAACTGGTCGATCGCGGCACCGAGAGCGCATCGTTCCATGTCCGGCAGGATGCCGATAACCGCCTCTGCCTGTACCGGGTCAATTCGCGCCATGCGACGCTCGATCGCGTCGAGGCCGGTCAGAGTTACGCGCTGCTGCGCGGTGCGGCCGGGCATATCATTCTGGCTTATGCCGGTAGCACCGGCCCACGTTACGACGCCATTCGCCGGGTCGGGTCGGATGTGTCGCTGGGCGAGCGCGATCCGAGCTGCGCGGCGGTGGCGGCGCCGGTGTTCGGCCCGCGCGGCATGCTAATCGGGGTGATCTCGCTGTCGGGGCCGCGCGAACGCTTCGGCGAAGCGGAGATCGCCGAAATGAAACGCGTGCTTGGCCCGGTGGCGCAGGCGCTCACGGTCAACCTCGGTGGAGAGTGGCCAGCCTATCGCGGCTGA
- the tcuA gene encoding FAD-dependent tricarballylate dehydrogenase TcuA, whose translation MATISAQPDVLVIGGGNAALCSALMAREAGASVLMLESAPKEWRGGNSMHVRNLRCMHDEPQDVLIEAYPEEEFWQDLLKVTGGLTDEPLARMVIRHSSRCRPWMRKHGVHFQPPLSGALHVARTNAFFMGGGKALVNAYYRSAEALGVQIRYDSPVKSLEVKDGRFIAAITEAGERIEAKSCVLGCGGFESNLEWQREAWGQNERGEWTAENFLIRGTRFNQGVLLKFMIDAGAETIGDPTQAHCVAIDARAPLYDGGICTRIDCVSLGVVVNRDAERFYDEGEDFWPKRYAIWGRLVAQQPGQTAWSIIDQKAIGRFMPPVFDGTTANTLEELAVKIGVDPATFVATLAAYNSACRPGTFDHTALDDCRTEGLTPAKTHWARVIDTAPFYAYPLRPGITFTYLGMKTDATAACRFGNAPSDNLFAAGEMVAGNVLGKGYTAGVGMSIGTAFGRIAGVNAAASAGHRHPTFHEEFSYAAGH comes from the coding sequence ATGGCAACAATCTCTGCACAGCCCGACGTGCTGGTGATCGGCGGCGGCAACGCGGCGCTGTGTTCGGCACTGATGGCGCGCGAGGCCGGCGCCTCGGTGCTGATGCTGGAATCGGCGCCGAAGGAATGGCGCGGTGGCAATTCCATGCATGTGCGCAACCTGCGCTGCATGCATGACGAACCGCAGGACGTGCTGATCGAGGCCTATCCCGAAGAGGAATTCTGGCAGGATCTCCTGAAGGTCACCGGCGGCCTCACGGACGAGCCGCTGGCGCGGATGGTCATCCGCCATTCGTCGCGCTGCCGGCCGTGGATGCGCAAGCATGGCGTGCATTTCCAGCCACCTCTGTCCGGTGCACTGCATGTGGCGAGGACCAATGCGTTCTTCATGGGCGGCGGCAAGGCGCTGGTGAATGCGTATTATCGCAGCGCCGAAGCGCTTGGCGTGCAGATCCGTTACGATTCGCCGGTGAAGAGTCTTGAAGTGAAGGACGGCCGCTTCATCGCCGCCATCACCGAGGCCGGCGAGCGCATCGAGGCCAAGAGCTGCGTGCTCGGCTGCGGCGGCTTTGAGTCCAATCTGGAATGGCAGCGCGAGGCCTGGGGCCAGAACGAGCGTGGCGAATGGACCGCGGAGAATTTCCTGATCCGCGGCACCCGCTTCAATCAGGGCGTCCTGCTGAAGTTCATGATCGACGCAGGCGCGGAAACCATCGGCGATCCCACCCAGGCGCACTGTGTCGCCATCGATGCCCGCGCGCCCCTGTACGACGGCGGCATCTGCACGCGGATCGATTGCGTGTCGCTTGGCGTCGTCGTCAATCGCGACGCCGAACGCTTCTATGACGAAGGCGAAGACTTCTGGCCGAAGCGCTATGCGATCTGGGGCCGTCTGGTGGCACAGCAGCCCGGCCAGACGGCGTGGTCGATCATCGATCAGAAAGCCATCGGCCGCTTCATGCCGCCGGTGTTCGACGGCACCACGGCCAACACGCTGGAGGAGCTTGCGGTCAAGATCGGCGTCGATCCCGCGACCTTTGTCGCGACATTGGCCGCTTACAATTCAGCTTGCCGGCCCGGCACTTTCGATCACACCGCGCTCGATGATTGCCGCACCGAGGGGCTGACACCGGCCAAGACCCATTGGGCCCGGGTGATCGATACCGCACCGTTTTATGCCTATCCGCTCAGGCCCGGCATCACCTTCACCTATCTGGGCATGAAGACCGATGCCACCGCCGCCTGCCGGTTCGGCAACGCGCCGAGCGACAACCTGTTTGCCGCCGGCGAGATGGTTGCCGGCAATGTGCTCGGCAAGGGCTACACCGCCGGCGTCGGCATGAGCATCGGCACCGCCTTCGGCCGCATCGCCGGCGTCAACGCCGCCGCCAGCGCCGGCCATCGCCACCCCACATTCCACGAGGAGTTCAGCTATGCCGCCGGTCACTGA
- the tcuB gene encoding tricarballylate utilization 4Fe-4S protein TcuB — MPPVTELVAPVAGGACEGGVNFAVAMTAGEAEVARIMQICNACRYCEGFCAVFPAMTRRLDFNAADTHYLANLCHNCGSCLYACQYAPPHEFAVNVPQAMAKLRVRTYQDYAWPRAFGALYERAGLTVAFALSGGLALFMILVIAMTGRLIHEPLQGNFYAIFPHNFLAALFGIVFLFAILALGIGVTKFWREVSPTKGDHPADIAAAAKARMPAMAEAVTDVARLRYLGGGHGEGCNENDDAFSLWRRRFHQFTLYGFLLCFAATCVATLYHYLWNLHAPYAFTSAPVILGSLGGIGLIVGPIGLLWLNLQRDALRSDANQKAMDRGFIMLLLLVSITGFALLLLRDTGAMALWLAIHLGTVMALFLTLPYGKFAHGIFRSAALLKFNIEKRMPNRIGLGESDPSL, encoded by the coding sequence ATGCCGCCGGTCACTGAGTTGGTCGCGCCCGTCGCCGGCGGCGCCTGCGAGGGCGGCGTCAACTTCGCCGTAGCAATGACGGCCGGCGAGGCCGAGGTCGCGCGGATCATGCAGATCTGCAATGCCTGCCGCTATTGCGAGGGATTCTGCGCCGTGTTTCCGGCGATGACGCGGCGGCTCGATTTCAATGCCGCCGACACCCATTATCTCGCCAACCTCTGCCACAACTGCGGTTCGTGCCTCTATGCGTGCCAATATGCGCCGCCGCACGAATTCGCCGTCAATGTCCCGCAGGCGATGGCCAAATTGCGGGTGCGCACCTATCAGGATTATGCGTGGCCGCGCGCCTTCGGGGCGCTCTATGAGCGCGCCGGCCTCACCGTCGCTTTCGCACTGTCCGGCGGTCTGGCACTGTTCATGATCCTGGTCATCGCGATGACGGGGCGGCTGATCCACGAGCCGCTGCAGGGCAATTTCTACGCGATCTTCCCGCATAATTTCCTGGCCGCGCTGTTCGGCATCGTGTTCCTGTTCGCCATCCTGGCGCTCGGCATCGGCGTCACCAAATTCTGGCGCGAAGTTTCGCCGACCAAGGGTGACCATCCAGCCGATATCGCCGCGGCCGCCAAGGCGCGGATGCCGGCGATGGCCGAAGCGGTCACCGACGTCGCGCGATTGCGCTATCTCGGCGGTGGCCATGGCGAGGGCTGCAACGAGAATGACGACGCCTTCTCACTGTGGCGTCGCCGCTTCCATCAATTCACGCTGTACGGCTTCCTGTTGTGTTTTGCCGCCACCTGCGTGGCGACGCTGTATCACTATCTCTGGAACCTGCATGCGCCCTATGCCTTCACCAGCGCGCCGGTCATTCTCGGCTCGCTTGGCGGCATCGGGCTGATCGTCGGGCCGATTGGCCTGCTCTGGCTGAATCTGCAGCGCGATGCGCTGCGCTCCGATGCCAATCAGAAGGCGATGGACCGCGGCTTCATCATGCTGTTGCTGCTGGTCAGCATCACCGGCTTTGCGCTCCTGCTGCTGCGCGACACCGGTGCCATGGCGCTGTGGCTGGCGATTCATTTGGGAACCGTGATGGCGCTGTTCCTGACGCTGCCTTACGGCAAGTTCGCCCACGGCATCTTCCGCTCCGCCGCGCTGCTCAAGTTCAACATCGAGAAGCGGATGCCGAACAGGATCGGACTGGGGGAGAGTGATCCTTCCCTCTGA
- a CDS encoding YkgJ family cysteine cluster protein encodes MLVQQAIAFVTDDIAEVGALMRDLSGRYEAIFANLRSALAVTLAQAATMADAAREATAIADAASAAIRDHIPNQPALACASGCSPCCHLYVQVPPGTAASMVAHIDATFTPMEREALQARLTEAAATLGAATDPAALRLRCPLLGTDDRCTVYAVRPLSCRAFTSTSLPRCQQVVFGNDPSAGGVAQNAAHFRIHLEATSALEQAARDRGLPDAQQPLAQALLEEWRGPAI; translated from the coding sequence ATGCTCGTGCAGCAAGCCATCGCCTTCGTCACCGACGACATCGCCGAGGTCGGCGCGCTGATGCGCGACCTGTCCGGCCGCTACGAGGCGATCTTCGCCAATTTGCGATCGGCGCTGGCGGTGACGCTGGCGCAGGCGGCGACCATGGCCGACGCCGCCCGAGAGGCCACGGCCATCGCCGATGCCGCCAGCGCCGCGATCCGCGACCACATCCCCAACCAGCCCGCCCTCGCCTGCGCCAGCGGCTGCAGCCCGTGCTGCCATCTCTATGTCCAGGTGCCGCCCGGCACCGCCGCGTCGATGGTGGCGCATATCGACGCCACCTTCACGCCCATGGAGCGCGAGGCGCTGCAAGCCCGGCTGACCGAGGCGGCAGCGACGCTCGGCGCCGCCACCGATCCGGCGGCATTACGACTGCGCTGCCCGCTGCTCGGCACTGACGACCGCTGCACGGTCTACGCGGTGCGACCGCTGTCGTGCCGCGCCTTCACCTCGACCTCGCTGCCGCGCTGCCAGCAGGTGGTGTTCGGCAACGACCCATCCGCCGGCGGCGTGGCGCAGAACGCCGCGCATTTCCGCATCCATCTGGAAGCCACCTCTGCGCTCGAACAGGCGGCCCGCGACCGCGGACTGCCCGATGCGCAGCAGCCGCTGGCGCAGGCGCTGCTCGAAGAATGGCGGGGGCCAGCGATCTGA
- a CDS encoding acyl-CoA dehydrogenase family protein, with protein sequence MDFNMSDRQREWLDRVSSFMDKHVRPAVPIYRQQDEAGERWKVIPIVEELKAKAKAEGLWNMFMPPSSHEDEEFHGAGLSNLEYALLAEQMGHIGWASEVFNCSAPDTGNMEVFMRYGSKEHKQKWLKPLMNGEIRSAFLMTEPDVASSDATNIETSIVRDGDEYVINGTKWWSSGMGDPRCKIMIVMGKTDPSAPKHQQQSQILVPSDAKGVIIEKLLPVFGFDDAPHGHARVKLDNVRVPASNILLGEGRGFEIAQGRLGPGRIHHCMRTIGKAEEALEKMVRRLSSRTAFGKKIIEYSIWEQRIAEARTDIEMNRLLCLKAADMMDKVGNKTAQLEIAMIKVSGPNMALKIIDNAIQAYGAAGVSDDAGLARDYASMRTMRLADGPDEVHNRAIARLELRKYANAPVKH encoded by the coding sequence ATGGACTTCAACATGTCTGACCGCCAGCGCGAATGGCTCGATCGCGTGTCGTCCTTCATGGACAAGCACGTGCGCCCCGCCGTTCCCATCTATCGGCAGCAGGACGAGGCGGGTGAACGCTGGAAGGTGATCCCGATCGTCGAGGAACTGAAGGCCAAGGCCAAGGCCGAGGGCCTGTGGAACATGTTCATGCCGCCGTCGTCCCATGAGGACGAGGAGTTTCACGGCGCCGGTCTCAGCAATCTCGAATACGCGCTGCTGGCCGAGCAGATGGGCCACATCGGCTGGGCCTCGGAAGTGTTCAACTGCTCCGCGCCCGACACCGGCAACATGGAAGTGTTCATGCGCTACGGCTCGAAAGAGCACAAGCAGAAGTGGCTGAAGCCGCTGATGAACGGCGAGATCCGCTCGGCCTTCCTGATGACCGAGCCGGATGTTGCGTCGTCGGACGCCACCAACATCGAGACCTCGATCGTGCGCGACGGCGACGAATACGTCATCAACGGCACCAAGTGGTGGTCGTCGGGCATGGGCGATCCGCGCTGCAAGATCATGATCGTGATGGGCAAGACCGATCCGTCGGCGCCCAAGCATCAGCAGCAGTCGCAGATCCTGGTGCCATCGGACGCCAAGGGCGTCATCATCGAAAAGCTGCTGCCGGTGTTCGGCTTCGACGACGCGCCGCATGGCCATGCGCGGGTCAAGCTGGACAATGTCCGCGTGCCCGCCAGCAACATCCTGCTCGGCGAAGGCCGCGGCTTTGAGATCGCCCAGGGCCGTCTCGGTCCGGGCCGTATCCATCACTGCATGCGCACCATCGGCAAGGCCGAGGAAGCGCTGGAGAAGATGGTGCGCCGGCTGTCGTCGCGCACTGCGTTCGGCAAGAAGATCATCGAATATTCGATCTGGGAGCAGCGCATCGCCGAGGCCCGCACCGACATCGAGATGAACCGTCTGCTGTGCCTCAAGGCCGCCGACATGATGGACAAGGTCGGCAACAAGACTGCCCAGCTTGAGATCGCCATGATCAAGGTGTCCGGCCCGAACATGGCGCTGAAGATCATCGACAATGCGATCCAGGCCTATGGCGCTGCCGGCGTCTCCGACGATGCCGGTCTCGCCCGCGACTACGCCTCCATGCGCACCATGCGTCTGGCCGACGGTCCGGACGAGGTTCACAACCGCGCCATTGCGCGGCTCGAGCTTCGCAAGTATGCCAATGCGCCTGTGAAGCATTGA
- a CDS encoding MFS transporter, whose protein sequence is MNQSQPVDESSLRYAGWRIVAALFLVELAMFGFGLYGQGIYVTELRRLNDWSTARVASGATLCLLLGSLFSVFVSDLLRWFGPRRLVLAGIAALAAGLALLASAASVVQLYAGFAMLALAWVGLGTVTAAAIVGAWFEHKRGLAISLTFTGATCSGIVLAPGLVWLVGTLGFRDALWLAASLAVSVLVPIVAIVIRLPLPIDRSVAMAPQPTAVASRLSLLRDARFWSLTAPFALALLVQVAFIVHQIAILTPLIGFQRPAARWR, encoded by the coding sequence ATGAACCAGTCGCAGCCGGTCGACGAGAGCTCCCTGCGCTACGCCGGGTGGCGGATCGTCGCCGCGTTGTTCCTGGTCGAACTCGCGATGTTCGGTTTCGGTCTCTATGGCCAGGGCATCTATGTCACAGAGCTTCGTCGGCTCAACGACTGGTCGACCGCGCGGGTGGCGAGCGGCGCCACGCTCTGTCTGTTGCTGGGATCGCTGTTCTCCGTGTTCGTCAGCGACCTGCTGCGCTGGTTCGGGCCGCGCCGATTGGTGCTGGCAGGGATTGCGGCGCTGGCGGCGGGCCTGGCCTTGCTGGCATCGGCCGCATCGGTGGTGCAACTCTATGCGGGCTTTGCCATGCTTGCTTTGGCCTGGGTCGGCCTCGGCACCGTGACTGCGGCGGCGATTGTCGGCGCGTGGTTCGAGCACAAACGGGGCCTGGCCATCAGCCTGACATTCACCGGCGCGACATGCAGCGGCATCGTGCTTGCGCCGGGGCTGGTGTGGCTGGTCGGAACGTTGGGATTTCGCGACGCGCTGTGGCTTGCGGCGTCGTTGGCGGTCAGCGTGCTGGTGCCGATTGTGGCCATCGTCATCAGATTGCCACTGCCGATCGATCGCTCGGTTGCAATGGCTCCACAGCCCACTGCGGTGGCGTCCCGGCTGTCATTACTGCGCGATGCCAGATTCTGGTCGCTCACCGCGCCGTTCGCGCTGGCGCTGCTGGTCCAGGTGGCGTTCATCGTGCACCAGATCGCGATCCTGACGCCTCTGATCGGCTTCCAGCGGCCGGCGGCGCGGTGGCGCTGA